The genomic region CCGTGCCGGGGCTGCGCTCCACGAGCACGACGAAGCACGACAGGACGGTGACGGCGAGGGCGCCGCCGGCCGCCTGCCGCCCCGCGTGTGGCCCATCAGTGCTGCGACGGTCACGACCCTCGTCCAGCCAACGGTCAGCGTGACTGTCCGCGCGCGCGGCGTGGACCGCGAGGCGGGCGTTGATCAGGGAGAGGGACTAACACCGCCGTCCAGACCCGAGTGCCTTGCTGCAGCGGGGGCAGCGGCCGGGCTGGGCCCCGCCGCTGCGAACACCGGGTCCCGGCCGGGCATGAGGTGCTCGTTGACCTACCGACCGGCCGGTAGATAACTTTGTGGTCGAGCAGAACTCCGCCGCCGCGGGGTGACGCCGGTCTGCCGAATGCCATGGAGCCAGATCACCGATGAGCCGAAGCTTGCTGTTCTCCCCGTTCGACATCCGTGGGGTACGGGTCCGCAATCGAGTCGTCGTCTCGCCGATGTGGCAGTACGCCGGCCGAAACGGCTTTCCGACGGACTGGCACCTGATGCATCTGGGACGGTTCGCCGACGGCGGCGCGGGGATCGTGTTCCAGGAGGGAACCACGGTCGAACGACGCGGATGCGGGACCCGGGGAGACGTCGGCATCTGGGACGACGACTTCGTCGCGCCCCTCCAGCGGCTGGCGTCGGTCATCTCCGACAACGGGTCGGTCTCCGCCATCCAACTCATGCACGCAGGCCGGAAGGCGCGCATGAGCACGCCGATGGAGGGCCGCAAGCCACTGGAACGGTCGCCGGAGATTCCCGACTGGGACGAGTGGGAGATCGTGGCCCCGAGCGCGGTACCGCTCCGCGAAGGACTTGCCGCACCGCGCGCCCTGGCGCTGCACGAGGTCGAACAGGTCGTCCAGTCCTTCGTCGACGCCACGGCGCGCGCAGCGCGGGCGGGCTATCAGGTGGTCGAACTACATGCCGGCCACGGCTACCTGCTCCACCAGTTCCTCTCGCCGGTTACCAACCGCCGGACCGACCGGTACGGCGGGTCGCTGGAGAACCGTTCGCGGATCCTGCAGGAGATCGTCGAGGGCGTCCGGGCCGTATGGCCGCAGGACCGGCCGGTGTTCGTCCGGATGTCGGCGGCCGACGGGTCGGGCTGGGGGATCGAGGACACCATCACCGTGGGGCGGCGCCTGCTGGCGGCCGGGGTCGATGTGATCGACTGCTCGTCCGGTGGTCTGGTCGGTTCCCCCATGGACGCCGCGACACCACTGTCCTACGGCTACCAGGTTCAGTACGCGTCCGAAGTCCGCCGGGGGACCGGCGCCCCGACCATGGCCGTCGGTCTCATCGTCCATCCGGAGCACGCCGAACGCATCATCGCGGAGGGCCACGCCGACCTGGTGGCCGTAGGCAGGGAAGTTCTCTACAACCCGAACTGGCCGATCGACGCCGCTGTGAAGCTCGGCGTCGAGGACCCATTCTCCTTGGCGTCGCACCGCACCGCCTACTGGCTCCGGCGTCGCGCCGAGTCCGTCCCCGACCTCGTCCCGTCGACGTTCCTCCCGGGCGCGGGTAGCGGTGTGCTGGAAGGCCGGGGACCTAGACGGCCCCATCGGTCACGCCGCGGCGACCCGGCGT from Blastococcus colisei harbors:
- a CDS encoding NADH:flavin oxidoreductase/NADH oxidase, which encodes MSRSLLFSPFDIRGVRVRNRVVVSPMWQYAGRNGFPTDWHLMHLGRFADGGAGIVFQEGTTVERRGCGTRGDVGIWDDDFVAPLQRLASVISDNGSVSAIQLMHAGRKARMSTPMEGRKPLERSPEIPDWDEWEIVAPSAVPLREGLAAPRALALHEVEQVVQSFVDATARAARAGYQVVELHAGHGYLLHQFLSPVTNRRTDRYGGSLENRSRILQEIVEGVRAVWPQDRPVFVRMSAADGSGWGIEDTITVGRRLLAAGVDVIDCSSGGLVGSPMDAATPLSYGYQVQYASEVRRGTGAPTMAVGLIVHPEHAERIIAEGHADLVAVGREVLYNPNWPIDAAVKLGVEDPFSLASHRTAYWLRRRAESVPDLVPSTFLPGAGSGVLEGRGPRRPHRSRRGDPA